The Xiphophorus hellerii strain 12219 chromosome 5, Xiphophorus_hellerii-4.1, whole genome shotgun sequence genome window below encodes:
- the pgm2 gene encoding phosphopentomutase: protein MEDGLKPTGDTKLDQAIRQWLQYDRNPKTISLVQDMVKDGSMEALKKCFSSRMEFGTAGLRAAMGPGISCMNDLTIIQTTQGFCCYLEQSFGNLKERGVVIGYDARAHPTSGGSSKRFASLAAAVFISRGVPVHLFSEITPTPFVPFTVSHLGLCAGIMVTASHNPKQDNGYKVYWENGAQIVSPHDSGISKAIEENLEPWPASWNTEEALKATLLKDPFRDIKTQYFQAIQKHCHHREINKKSEVKIVHTSVHGVGHTFVQSAFKAFDLHPPYPVEEQKDPDPEFPTVKYPNPEEGKGVLTLSFALAEREGASVVLANDPDADRLAIAEKQESGQWRVFSGNELGALLGWWMFHCWSEQNSDAAAVKNLYMLASTVSSKILRAIGLKEGFHFEETLTGFKWMGNRAKDLLDQGKSVLFAFEEAIGYMCCNSVLDKDGVSAAAIAGEMISYLATKSKSLSQQLTTIFEEYGYHISKNSYFICHDQEVIRNLFERLRNFGGKDSYPSECGRFSISAVRDLTTGYDSNQPGKKAILPTSSSSQMITFTFSNGGVATMRTSGTEPKIKYYTELCAAPGNSDVTRLKKELDDLVDAIVENFFEPVKNKLQPKPE from the exons ATGGAGGACGGGTTGAAACCAACCGGCGACACCAAGCTGGACCAGGCTATCCGGCAGTGGCTGCAGTATGACCGG AACCCCAAGACCATATCCCTGGTGCAGGACATGGTGAAGGACGGATCGATGGAGGCTCTGAAGAAGTGTTTCTCCTCCAGGATGGAGTTTGGTACGGCTGGGCTGCGAGCCGCCATGGGCCCCGGCATATCCTGTATGAATGACCTCACAATTATCCAGACCACGCAG GGTTTCTGTTGCTACCTAGAGCAGAGTTTTGGTAACCTTAAGGAACGAGGCGTGGTCATTGGGTACGACGCACGCGCCCACCCTACCAGCGGGGGCAGCAGCAAGCGCTTCGCCAGCCTGGCCGCAGCAGTTTTCATCAGCCGAGGAGTTCCGGTCCACCTCTTCTCTGAGATCACCCCAACACCGTTTGTG CCTTTCACAGTTTCCCACCTGGGTCTGTGTGCTGGCATCATGGTGACCGCCTCTCATAACCCCAAGCAGGACAACGGCTACAAG GTTTACTGGGAAAACGGCGCCCAGATTGTCTCTCCTCATGATTCTGGAATCTCCAAAGCCATTGAGGAGAACTTGGAGCCCTGGCCAGCATCCTGGAACACAGAGGAGGCCCTGAAGGCCACCTTGCTGAAAGACCCCTTCCGGGATATTAAGACACAATATTTTCAAGCCATCCAGAAACACTGTCATCACAG AGAGATAAACAAGAAATCAGAGGTGAAAATAGTGCACACTTCTGTCCACGGCGTTGGTCACACATTTGTCCAGTCGGCTTTCAAGGCTTTTGATCTTCACCCCCCGTATCCCGTAGAGGAACAGAAAGATCCAGACCCTGAATTTCCCACCGTCAAATACCCAAATCCTGAGGAGGGGAAGGGAGTTCTG ACGTTATCGTTTGCTCttgcagaaagagaaggagccTCTGTGGTTTTGGCCAATGACCCTGATGCTGATCGATTAGCTATAGCAGAGAAGCAGGAAAG TGGACAGTGGCGTGTGTTCAGTGGCAACGAGCTCGGAGCGTTGCTCGGCTGGTGGATGTTCCACTGCTGGAGTGAGCAGAACTCTGACGCTGCCGCGGTGAAAAACCTCTACATGCTGGCAAGCACAGTGTCATCCAAAATACTCAGAGCCATCGGTCTGAAGGAGGGCTTCCACTTTGAG GAAACCCTAACGGGTTTTAAATGGATGGGGAACCGAGCCAAAGACCTCTTGGACCAGGGAAAgagtgttttgtttgcttttgagGAGGCCATAG GTTATATGTGTTGTAACTCCGTGTTGGACAAGGATGGCGTCAGCGCTGCAGCTATCGCAGGGGAGATGATTTCATACCTGGCCACCAAAAGCAAAAGCCTCTCCCAACAACTTACTACCATCTTTGAAGA GTATGGCTATCACATCAGCAAGAACTCCTACTTCATCTGCCATGACCAGGAAGTAATCCGCAATCTGTTTGAACGTCTGCGCAACTTTGGTGGCAAGGACTCATACCCATCAGAATGTGGCCGCTTCTCCATCTCTGCTGTTAGAGACCTGACCACCGGCTACGACAGCAATCAGCCCGGCAAGAAGGCA ATTCTTCCTACCTCCAGCTCCAGTCAGATGATCACCTTTACCTTCTCCAACGGTGGCGTCGCCACCATGAGGACCAGCGGCACCGAGCCCAAGATCAAATACTACACTGAGCTCTGTGCTGCACCTGGCAACAG TGATGTGACACGTCTGAAGAAGGAACTGGATGATTTGGTTGATGCCATTGTTGAGAACTTCTTTGAGCCTGTGAAGAATAAGCTGCAGCCCAAGCCAGAGTAG